The Salvelinus fontinalis isolate EN_2023a unplaced genomic scaffold, ASM2944872v1 scaffold_0013, whole genome shotgun sequence genome contains a region encoding:
- the LOC129842113 gene encoding NLR family CARD domain-containing protein 3-like: MSLSGEREEGGPASKMHLSGGHDTKAKRPIKQERPASPVPSCVSMKSDRSMSHPISFRKGDFSTEQRNQQERSESEILSGQSSQSHQTDLASIFSMLEEKIMTFVKNELKMIKRILSPELPEGFESQKQEVVDAEDEKQESSAREGDLKITLHVLRKMNQKELADTLEKYSDELAVICQRELKSNLKKKFQCVFEGIAKQGNPTLLNKIYTELYITEGGTGEVNNEHELRQIETTTRKQARPETPIKCNDIFKPLTGQDKRIRTVLTKGVAGIGKTVSVQKFILDWAEGKANQDVQFVFSFPFRELNLMKEDKHTFIELLNHFSMETKQSGISIYNKYKVLFIFDGLDECRLPLDFQKNKICWDVTKSTSVDVLLTNLIKGNLLPSALLWITTRPAAANKIPSECVHQVTEVRGFNDPQKEEYFRKRFSDEDLASRIISHIKTSRSLHIMCHIPVFCWISATVLEHMLKHKREEMPKTLTEMYTHLVVFHTKQKNEKYLGKEETGPHWNKESILSLGKLAFQQLVKGNLIFYDEDLKEAGIDVSEASVYSGLCTQLFKEECVLYQDKVYCFVHLSIQEFLAAVYVFLSFINNDENLMDKLQTKDKSEVTFYKSAVDKALQSETGNLDLFLRFLLGLSLESNQKHLRGLLTKTRSSSQTHEETVKYIKEKIGENLSPERSINLFHCLNELNDHSLVEEIQSYLRSGSLSKPNLSPAQWSALVFVLLTSEKELDVFDLKKYSRSEEGLLRLMPVVKASRAVLLSGCLVTEEGCASLVSALTSNPSHLRELDLTNNDLKDSGVELLSAVLGNPHCKLETLRLSGCEVTEEGCASLVSALESNPSHLRELDLSNNDLKDSGVKLLSAGLGNPHCKLETLRLSGCLVTEEGCASLVSALRSNPSHLRELDLSYNHPGDSGVRLLSAGLEDPHCRLEKLNVEHGGENTMKPGLRKYVCDLTLDPNTVNRLLSLSEENRKVTWRTEEQPYPDHPERFEGCEQVLCREGLTGRCYWEVEWSGRGAGIGVTYKGINRRGGVNDSGIGWNDKSWSLFCSDNSYSACHNNNLTTIDVRPSSSHRVGVYLDWPAGTLSFYRASSDTLTHLITFTSTFTEPLSPGFRVQVESSVSL; this comes from the exons atgagtctctctggggagagagaggaggggggccctgcctctaaaatgcatCTCTCTGGGGGACATGACACCAAAGCTAAGAG accaatcaagcaggagagaccagcctcccctgttcccagctgtgtgtccatgaagagtgaccggTCTATGAGTCATCCTATATCCTTTAGAaagggagacttttctactgaacaaag aaaccaacaggagagatcagagtcagagattctcagtggtcagtcttcccagagtcatcaaacagacctggcctccatattcagt ATGCTTGAAGAGAAAATTATGACATTTGTGAAGAACGAGCTGAAGATGATCAAGAggattcttagtccagaactcccagaaggctttgagagtcagaagcaggaagtggtggatgctgaagatgagaagcaggagagcagtgccagagagggggatctgaagatcacactgcacgtcctgaggaaaatgaaccagaaggagcttgctgacacactggagaaat ATTCAGATGAGCTTGCTGTGATTTGCcaacgtgaactcaaatctaatctaaagaagaagtttcaatgtgtatttgaggggatcgctaaacaaggaaacccaacacttctcaataagatctacacagagctctacatcacagagggtggaacaggagaggtcaataatgaacatgagctgagacagattgagacaacaaccaggaaacaagcaagaccagagactccaatcaaatgtaacgacatcttcaaacccttaactggacaagacaaacgtatcagaactgtgctgacaaagggagtcgctggcattggaaaaacagtctctgtgcagaagttcattctggactgggctgaaggaaaagcaaatcaggatgtccaatttgtattttcattccctttccgggagctgaatttgatgaaagaggacaaacACACTTTCATTGAACTCCTCAATCACTTCTCAATGGAAACCAAACAATCAGGAATCTCCATCTACAACAagtacaaagttctgttcatctttgatggtctggatgagtgccgactgcccctagacttccagaagaacaagatcTGTTGGGACGTCACAAAGTCAACCTCAgtggatgttctgctgacaaatctcatcaagggaaatctacttccctctgctctcctctggataactacccgacctgcagcagccaataagatccCTTCAGAGTGTGTTcaccaggtgacagaggtacgagggttcaatgacccacagaaggaggagtacttcaggaagagattcagtgatgaggacctggccagcagaatcatctcacacataaagacatcaaggagcctccacatcatgtgccacattccagtcttctgttggatttctgcaacagtccttgaacacatgctgaaacataagagagaagagatgcccaagactctgactgagatgtatacacaccttgtggtgtttcataccaaacagaagaatgaaaagtatcttgggaaagaagagacaggtccacactggaataaagagagcattctgtcactgggaaaactggcttttcaGCAGCTTGTGAAGGGCAATCTGATTTTCTATGACGAAGACCTGAAAGAGGCTGGCATTGATGTCAGTGAAGCCTCAGTAtactcaggattgtgcacacagctctttaaagaggaatgtgtgctgtaccaggacaaggtgtactgctttgttcatctgagcattcaggagtttctggctgctgtatatgtgttcctctcattcatcaacaaTGATGAGAATCTAATGGACAAACTGCAAACAAAAGACAAGTCTGAAGTTACTTTCTAcaagagtgctgtggataaagccttacaaagtgagacgggaaacctggaccttttcctccgcttccttctgggcctctcactggagtccaatcagaagcacttacGAGGTCTGCTGACAAAGACAAGAAGCAGCTCACAGACCCATGAAGAAACAGTCAAGTACATCAAGGAGAAGATCGGGGAGAATCTCTCTCCAGAGAGgagcatcaatctgttccactgtctgaatgaactgaatgaccattctctagtggaggagatccaaagcTACCTGAGATCAGGAAGTCTATCAAAACCCAACCTGTCACCGgcacagtggtcagctctggtctttgtgctgctgacttcagaaaaggagctggatgtgtttgacctgaagaaatactccagatcagaggaaggtcttctgaggctgatgccagtggtcaaagcctccagagcTGTTCT gctgtcaggctgtctagtcacagaggaaggctgtgcttctctggtctcagctctgacgtcaaacccctcacacctgagagagctggacctgactaacaatgacctgaaggattcaggagtggagctgctctctgctgtactggggaatccccactgtaaactggagactctgag gctgtcaggctgtgaagttacagaggaaggctgtgcttctctggtctcagctctggagtcaaacccctcacacctgagagaactggacctgagtaacaatgacctgaaggattcaggagtgaagctgctctctgctggactggggaatccccactgtaaactggagactctgag gctgtcaggctgtctagtcacagaggaaggctgtgcttctctggtctcagctctgaggtcaaacccctcacacctgagagagctggacctgagctacaatcacccaggagactcaggagtcagactgctctctgctggactggaggatccacactgcagactggagaaactcaa tgtggaacatggtggagagaacacaatgaaacctgggcttagaaaat atgtctgtgatctcacactggacccaaacacagtaaacagactcctctctctgtctgaggagaacagaaaggtgacatggaggacagaggagcagccgtatcctgatcacccagagagatttgaggGCTGTGaacaggtgctgtgtagagagggtctgactgggcgctgttactgggaggtagagtggagtgggagaggggctggtataggagtgacatataaaggaatcaacaggagaggaggggttaaTGACTCTGGGATTGGATGGaatgacaagtcctggagtctgttctgctctgacaACAGTTACTCTGCCTGTCACAATAATAATCTCACTACCATAGACGTCCGCCCCTCCAgctcccacagagtaggagtgtatctggactggccagccggcactctgtccttctatagagcctcctctgacacactgacccacctgatcacattcacctccacattcactgagcccctctCTCCAGGGTTTAGGGTTCAAGTTGAGTCCTCAGTGTCCCTGTAA